One genomic segment of Acanthochromis polyacanthus isolate Apoly-LR-REF ecotype Palm Island chromosome 9, KAUST_Apoly_ChrSc, whole genome shotgun sequence includes these proteins:
- the LOC127535316 gene encoding uncharacterized protein LOC127535316 isoform X2 yields the protein MAARSKRWCRAEILFLITTLEDMDILKRLDGRKHNNGDLFKAVASKMVEEGFHQRDDHQIRNKWKLLKQEYNKARAHNNKSGSDASTFEFYEEMDRVLRNRPQANADIHGIELCFNDSQMSDKPISGCLPLSSLRLLVPPVQLLSAALWQIVKQGTVEHYGLLEEFISTMLETVPELLTDTETVQLLIGLRAKVVLELCRSDDFATPENIRPHLSRINAYITRQDEETSRFAVKASMTNFLKLVHTLVDDKHQRDVFYQKIFPTVFGDKYDSALQALMRKFLFNLQKLLPVPSLEQTSLWLSLSPPVLKECVDFVSQPEHLTTLIQHHKNHGHEVPQSRSLSDFHLIPQSFIPFHPSVF from the exons ATGGCCGCCCGAAGCAAGCGTTGGTGTCGTGCTGAAATCCTGTTTTTAATAACCACCCTAGAGGACATGGATATTTTAAAGAGGTTAGATGGACGAAAACATAATAATGGTGATCTTTTTAAGGCCGTGGCCTCAAAGATGGTCGAAGAAGGCTTCCACCAAAGAGATGACCACCAGATTAGAAATAAATGGAAGTTGTTAAAACAAGAATACAACAAGGCCAGAGCGCACAACAACAAAAGTGGCTCGGATGCTTCAACTTTCGAGTTCTACGAGGAAATGGACCGGGTCCTGAGGAACCGACCACAGGCTAATGCCGACATCCACGGCATTGAGTTGTGCTTCAATGACTCTCAAATGTCCGACAAACCTATATCAG GCtgcctccccctctcctctctccgtCTCCTCGTCCCTCCTGTGCAGTTGctgtctgcagctctgtggcAGATAGTGAAGCAGGGAACTGTGGAGCATTATGGTCTGCTGGAGGAGTTCATTAGCACAATGCTGGAAACGGTCCCTGAACTGCTCACTGACACAGAGACTGTCCAGCTACTTATCGGCCTACGTGCAAAA GTGGTGCTAGAGTTGTGCCGCAGTGATGATTTTGCCACACCAGAGAACATCCGGCCTCATCTGAGTAGAATAAACGCTTACATTACAAGGCAGGATGAAGAG ACATCTAGGTTTGCGGTAAAGGCATCGATGACAAACTTCCTGAAGCTTGTTCACACTCTTGTGGATGATAAACACCAGAGGGACGTCTTTTATCAG AAAATCTTCCCCACAGTGTTTGGCGATAAATATGACTCAGCCCTGCAGGCTCTAATGAGAAAATTCCTCTTTAATCTTCAGAAGCTGCTGCCTGTTCCCTCCCTCGAACAA ACTTCCCTTTGGCTCAGTCTCTCCCCTCCTGTCTTGAAAGAGTGTGTAGACTTTGTGAGTCAACCTGAGCATCTGACAACACTTATTCAGCATCACAAAAATCATGGGCATGAAGTTCCACAAAGTAGGTCTTTGAGTGACTTTCACTTAATTCCACAGTCATTCATACCGTTTCATCCATCAGTTTTCTGA